The DNA segment GCCGACAGTGTTGATTTCGTAGTCGATAGTTGATTCGAACGCGAGCACGTCAGTGCCGTTGACCGATATCGATTCTCCGTCATCGAGGGCCAGCACCTGTACCTTCTTGCCGTTCTCGGCCACGTAGAGGTGGCCGCTTCCTTCGGCTTCCATGACCGGCGTCCCTTCGCCGCTCACGGCCTCCTTGACGAAGCCCGTGATACCGCCTTCCGCCGAGGACTTGCCAGTGAACGTGACCTCGCCGGTGTACGCGACCATCGACCCGGCTTTGACCATCACAGTCCCATCGAGTGGGATGTCAAGTAGCCTGTTGTTCTCTTTCTGGAACCCATCGCCACCGTCTGCGGGGGCGTTGGAGCGGACGAATTCCTGTAAGTCCATAGTTATATCGGGACACTCGATAGGCCATGCTCATAGGCCTCGTGAAGGATTAAAACGCATTTTGTGTGAAGCGGTCCCATATTGATGGGCAACGCAGTTACTGAGCCGAAAAGAAACTGAGAAATAGTATAGCCGAATAGCTATTCCGTATCGCTATACAGTCGTTCGAGGAGATCAGTGACGCCAGCTTTGGTTTTGAGGTAGCGCCGCTCTCCATCGGGTGTTCGAACAGCGTAGTTGTACACGACGCTGTCCGGGACGTACCACCGGTCGCTGTATGTGGCCAGAACTTCGTCAGGGTTTCCACCGTCCGTGACTTCAAAAGGTTCGTCAGTTGTATCGGCATCAGAAACCGTACACTCACCCTCGGATTCAGTCAGTGGTTTCGACTCGGCACCTGTCTCAGTTGGCTGTTCAGTGCCATCACCTGTGATACAGAGGTCACCGGCTATCGGATAGTCACCGGGGATACCTGTAATGAGGTTCTCAGAGCGACCGGCTTTTAGCGCTTCTCGCATCAGGATGTCCTGTGCGCTGATCACGCGCTCGCCGTCGTCCGGATACCGCTGGTGGTACTCGCCGTCGCTGTCCATCTCCCAGAGCTTGCGGTTGTCCGAGAGGAGGAGGTCGAGGGTGAAACGGAGTTGGCGCTGGATTTTGGGGCTTGTCACGGGTGTGACTGCTTCGACCCGGTAATCGAGGTTGCGGGTCATCCAGTCGGCGCTACCGATGTAGTACTCGGGGTCGCCCCAGTCGTCTTCGGTAGCGGGGTCGCCCCGTGCGCCGTTCTCGAAGTAGAAGATACGGGAATGCTCTAGAAAGCGGCCGACGAGCGAGTACACCGAGATGTTTTCGCTGATGTCTTCCAGTCCGGGTCGGAGGCGACAGATATCGCGGACGATGAGGTCGATGTCGACGCCTGCCATCGATGCGCGGTACAGTTCGGCGACGATACCGGGGTCTTCGAGTCCGTTGATTTTTGCGACAATACGGGCAGGCCGACCGGCCTGTGCGTGCTGTGCTTCCCGACGGATGCACCGGGTGAACTCCTTGCGCATGGTCACCGGTGCGATGAGGAGTTCGCGGAACTCCTCGTCCAGCGACGGCCCGGTGAAGAAATTGAACTCCTTGGTCAGGTCGCGGCCGATGTCACGGTCGGCGGTCAACAGTCCGAGGTCGACGTATCCCTTCGCCGTCTCGGAGTGATAGTTCCCCGTGCCGATGTGGGAGTACAGTTCGACGCCGTCGTCTTCCTCCCGAACGACTAGCGCCGTCTTCGTATGGGTCTTCAGCCCCACCGTTCCGTAGGCGACGTGGATACCGTTTTCCTCCAGTTTGCGAACCCATTCGAGGTTGTTCTGCTCGTCGAAGCGGGCCTTCAGTTCGACCATCACCGCCACCTGTTTCCCGTTTTCAGCGGCCGTTATCAGCGACTGGATGATCTGTGAGTCGCTTGCGGTCCGGTAGATAGCTGCTTTCACCGCCAGAACGTCCGGGTCTTCGGCTGCTGCTGAGAGAAACCGCTGGACGGTGTCCGTGAAGTCGTGGTACGGGTGATGCAGCAAGATGTCTCCGTCCTGAATGCGCCGGAAGACACTCGGGTCCGTCGTATCCGGCCTCCCGAACGACTGCTGTCGGTGACCGTTGAGACGGGGGTGTGGCTGTGGCGTCCACTCGTCCAGCGAGAGGTCCGGTCGGTCAAGGTCGGTCAACTCCGCAAAATCCCGGTAATCCAGCGGACCCGAGAGGTCGTATATCTCGCGCTCGTCGAGACCGAGCTGTGTCGCGAGCGTCGAGCGAATACGGGAGTCGGCGTCGGGAGAGAGTTCCATTCTGACGACCGACGCGAATCGCCGCTGTTCGAGGACGTCTTCGACCATGTCAATGAGGTCCTCGGCAATCTCCTGATTACGTCGGACCTCCGCGTTGCGGGTCAGTCGGAACAGGGCCGTGTCGACGATTTCGACGTTCGGCAGCAGCAGATCGAGGTTCGCACGGATGACCTCCTCAAGCAGTACGTATCGAGTATCGTCCCCGAGTTGGACCAACCGCGGCCTGTTCGGCGGAATCTTGATTCGGGTGAACGTCGGGTCCTCGGCGTTCGGATGCCGGGTGAGAACAGCGAGCGAGAGCGACCGATTAGAAATAAACGGGAACGGATGTGCCGGGTCGAACGAAAGCGGTGTCAGGGTCGGCAACACAGACTCCTCAAAGTAGGTTCGCAGTTCAGACTGTTCCGCGGCAGCAGCGTCGTCGTAGTCGAGAATCTCGATACCTTCCGCAGCAAGCGCGGGACGAATCGCGTCGCGGTAACAGCGGGCCTGCGTCGCTAGCATCGGCCGCAGGGTCTCGTGGACCGCCGCCAACTGCTCCTCGGGCGTTCGACCGTCTGGGGCCGTCTCGGTCACGTCGGCTTCTATCTGCTGTTTGAGGCCGCCGATGCGTTTCATCGTGAATTCGTCGAGATTGCGAGTGACGATAGCGAGGAACCGGACCCGTTCCAACAGCGGATTCCGTTGGTCCAGCGCCTCGTGGAGCACGCGCCGCTGGAACGCGAGCGCACTCAATTCACGGTTGAGATACAGCGACGAGTCGGTCAGGTCGACATCCGCTGGCTCGTACGCGGGGATGGCGGGTTCTGAATCGTGGTCCATCGGGTTACGTTGATGTCGGCGGGGCACGCTCCGGGTCGACGATGCTATCGGACGACCGGGCTTCGTGGGTCGTCTCCGGGTCGACCGTGACGAACTCCTGCGTCGAGCACTGGTACGCCGTCAACTGCCCGCCGTAGACGCACCCGGTGTCTAGACCAACCGCAGTAGGTGTCTCGAATGGCTCGGAAAGCACCGTGTGACCGAAGAAGATGCGAGGGTCAGCACGGCGCGTTTCGAACCAGTACGGGCGGTCGTAGCTTCCGTCCGGAACAAGTGAGCGCATGTTCAGCAGTTCAGTCAGTTCGTGCTCCGCGATTGACTTGCGGTGGTCGACGCCACCGTGGACGACCAGCGAATCGTCCCACGAGATTGCCACCGGAAGCGACGCCATCCACGAGAGGTCGTCGTCGGTCAACGACGGAATCGATTTGCGGCCGTCGATGAGTTTCTGCTCGTTGTTGCCACGGACGGTGAGGAAGTTCGGCGTATGCCGGACCATGTCGACGACACCAGCGCTGTCCGGACCTTTTCGGACGAGGTCACCAACGAAGACCACGAGTTCGTCCGGGGTGGGGTCTAACCGGTTCAGGAGGCGTTCGAGGGTCGGACGACACCCGTGGACGTCGCCGACAACGTAGATTTCCTCCCATCTGTGACCGCGGATTCGCTGGTGTGGTGCGCCGAGGTCCGGATGAAACGTCGGTGGTGAAGCCATCTATGTAAGGTCGTTTGTGAAACATCGGTGAATCTGGTATAGGTGCTTTATATGAGTTCTATATAGCTGTATGAGAGCGAATATATGCTCGCCGCCTGCTGTCGAACCAACCGGCAGTGACTGGTTGCTTCTCAGTTACAACAGGGCGGAAGTGACATCCTGATTTTTCAGTCCTCCGGCTGAATCACGGGTATGCCGACAAGCGATTACACTCCCGCCGACACGTTGCGCCCTGCAACGCCGGCGGGCTATCAGTCACCCCAGCCGTTTCGATACCCGCCGCTCGTGATACTCGGTCTCGTGAGTGTGCTGGTACCGGTCGCTGCGGTGGTGTTCGGCGGCATACTCTGGTACGCCCAGGGAACCGCGCTCGACGCCGTTTTTTTCGGTCGACGAAACCGCCACAGGCATCACGTTCACGCTCGCGTCTGGACTGGTCAGCGGGAGCGGCCGGCGACCTTTACTCAGTTGCAACGCTACTCAGAACGCCCGCGGGGTCACTCACGTATGACAGCGATATCCGCCATTCGTATATTTTCTGTCCTGAAGCGTAACCACGGTTTATCTGGACCAGCAACACTGTGACAGCGCACTCAAGCGCTCGTCATTGATGGACACTTCCCCCGAAACGCCAGTCCAACAGGCTCAGCGAGTTCGAGGATTGTGAGTCACCCCTCGACAGCATCTCTGGTGTGTTCGGCGTCCAGCCCGAACAGCAATCCGGCGAAAAACAGCAGTTCGTTGCCGTGATAGTACTGTTCCATTACAAAATTGATGAGGCCGATATCCGGAGTGGTCGCGCCCAACAGCACTAAGACGAGCGCGAGAGCGGCAGCGAGTCCAGCGACCCATCGGATGACAATACCGGAGAGCAGTCCCACCACAAAGACGACAACAGCAGTGAAGAGACTCATGTCTCGCTCCAGCGTGTAACAGCCGTTGGTCTGACAGTGGCTTCCATAGGATGAACAACACTTCCGCCATATTTAGTTCTACTAGCAGCAGGAAAATAGAGCTACGTCACTCGATCCCGGCAACGACACGCGGCAGACACCCCTCGCCCGGTTCGAAGTACGAGTAGTGGTCGGCAACGAGGTCAGTGACGTTCACCTCCTGGTAGCCGTCGGGAAGCGGCCCCGCGTCACGAGTGCCAGCGTGGCCTACGGCGTGGGTCCGATCCGATGCCCGGTACACCCACGAAAGGACCTTATCGTTGTGGCTGTAGAAGTTCGACACCGGTGCGTCAACGGCCGCTATGGCGTCGCCGTATCGGCCACCCTGCACCACGCTATCGTAGGGGATGGCACCACCGAGCAGTGACACCGAGGCAAGCGCGTCTGTCGCCCCTCGCTCGGCAAGCACCCGGAGGGTCTCACCGGTCACACGCCCACCAAGTGAGTGCGCGAGCAAATGGACCGGCCGGCCGTCGGTTTCGGCCCACTCGACCAGCCACTGAGCGAGGTGGGTACTGTTCGCCTCGGCGTTGTCCTTCGCCTGCTCCCACTCGACATCGGAATCCCAACTGTACGCGATAACCGGTGTGGGCCGTGTTCCGTCGAGTGCTACCTGCGCCGTATAGGCATTGTCGCGCGCCCTCTCGGCGTCGGTACTGAATCCGTGGACGAACAGGAACACCTCCGACGCGTCGTCGAACGACCACATGCCACCAGTCTCGAAGGCTGGCCCCTCCGCCGCGTCGAGGAGCCCGCGCGTAGTGACGACCGGCTGTGAGTCCGGCGCAGTGTACCCGCCCGAGTCGCCTTGTAGCGACCAGTACACGTAGGCACCGCCGCCCCCGAGCAGACCGAGTCCGCTTCCGAGAGCGATGAGCAGCCGCCGTCTGGTCACACCCGTTTGACTGTCCATGGCTAGTAGCTTGTGGATAGGTCACAGGTGTACCGATAAGTCAGTTGAGATTGTCG comes from the Haloarcula hispanica ATCC 33960 genome and includes:
- a CDS encoding AIM24 family protein, which codes for MDLQEFVRSNAPADGGDGFQKENNRLLDIPLDGTVMVKAGSMVAYTGEVTFTGKSSAEGGITGFVKEAVSGEGTPVMEAEGSGHLYVAENGKKVQVLALDDGESISVNGTDVLAFESTIDYEINTVGSLSGMAAGGLTNVYLTGPGEVALTTHGDPLVMTPPVFTDPDATVAWSSNLSPSIEMNKTFEIGQTSGESIQMEFTGDDGFVVIQPNEEESVTQSQS
- the ppk1 gene encoding polyphosphate kinase 1, which produces MDHDSEPAIPAYEPADVDLTDSSLYLNRELSALAFQRRVLHEALDQRNPLLERVRFLAIVTRNLDEFTMKRIGGLKQQIEADVTETAPDGRTPEEQLAAVHETLRPMLATQARCYRDAIRPALAAEGIEILDYDDAAAAEQSELRTYFEESVLPTLTPLSFDPAHPFPFISNRSLSLAVLTRHPNAEDPTFTRIKIPPNRPRLVQLGDDTRYVLLEEVIRANLDLLLPNVEIVDTALFRLTRNAEVRRNQEIAEDLIDMVEDVLEQRRFASVVRMELSPDADSRIRSTLATQLGLDEREIYDLSGPLDYRDFAELTDLDRPDLSLDEWTPQPHPRLNGHRQQSFGRPDTTDPSVFRRIQDGDILLHHPYHDFTDTVQRFLSAAAEDPDVLAVKAAIYRTASDSQIIQSLITAAENGKQVAVMVELKARFDEQNNLEWVRKLEENGIHVAYGTVGLKTHTKTALVVREEDDGVELYSHIGTGNYHSETAKGYVDLGLLTADRDIGRDLTKEFNFFTGPSLDEEFRELLIAPVTMRKEFTRCIRREAQHAQAGRPARIVAKINGLEDPGIVAELYRASMAGVDIDLIVRDICRLRPGLEDISENISVYSLVGRFLEHSRIFYFENGARGDPATEDDWGDPEYYIGSADWMTRNLDYRVEAVTPVTSPKIQRQLRFTLDLLLSDNRKLWEMDSDGEYHQRYPDDGERVISAQDILMREALKAGRSENLITGIPGDYPIAGDLCITGDGTEQPTETGAESKPLTESEGECTVSDADTTDEPFEVTDGGNPDEVLATYSDRWYVPDSVVYNYAVRTPDGERRYLKTKAGVTDLLERLYSDTE
- a CDS encoding metallophosphoesterase family protein, whose protein sequence is MASPPTFHPDLGAPHQRIRGHRWEEIYVVGDVHGCRPTLERLLNRLDPTPDELVVFVGDLVRKGPDSAGVVDMVRHTPNFLTVRGNNEQKLIDGRKSIPSLTDDDLSWMASLPVAISWDDSLVVHGGVDHRKSIAEHELTELLNMRSLVPDGSYDRPYWFETRRADPRIFFGHTVLSEPFETPTAVGLDTGCVYGGQLTAYQCSTQEFVTVDPETTHEARSSDSIVDPERAPPTST
- a CDS encoding DUF726 domain-containing protein, with protein sequence MDSQTGVTRRRLLIALGSGLGLLGGGGAYVYWSLQGDSGGYTAPDSQPVVTTRGLLDAAEGPAFETGGMWSFDDASEVFLFVHGFSTDAERARDNAYTAQVALDGTRPTPVIAYSWDSDVEWEQAKDNAEANSTHLAQWLVEWAETDGRPVHLLAHSLGGRVTGETLRVLAERGATDALASVSLLGGAIPYDSVVQGGRYGDAIAAVDAPVSNFYSHNDKVLSWVYRASDRTHAVGHAGTRDAGPLPDGYQEVNVTDLVADHYSYFEPGEGCLPRVVAGIE